Part of the Paenarthrobacter sp. JL.01a genome is shown below.
GTGCGGTCACCGCGGGCTGGTGCAGCAGCCAGGCCAGCGCAACGTCGCCGGGCTTCTGTCCCAGCTCGTCAGCGAAATCCTCGTACTGGCGGATCTGGTCCTCTTGCTTCTTGAGGGTCTCCAGGGCGCGGCCCTCAGTGCGCCGGACACCCTGCTCCTCCTTCTTGAGCACGCCGCCCAACAGGCCGCCCTGCAGCGGTGACCACGGGATCAAGCCCAGGCCGTACTGCTGCGCGGCCGGGATGACTTCAAGCTCCAGCTCACGCTTGAAGAGGTTGTAGATGGACTGCTCGCTCACCAGGCCGGTGTAGTTCCGCCGACGTGCTGCTTCCTGCGCCTGGGCGATGTGCCAGCCCGCGAAGTTGCTGCTGCCGGAGTAGAGGATCTTCCCCTGCTGGACGGCCACCTCAATGGCCTGCCAAATCTCGTCCCACGGAGTATCGCGGTCGATGTGGTGGAACTGGTAGATATCGATGTAGTCCGTTTGCAGCCGCTTGAGGCTCGCATCCAGGGCGCGGCGGATGTTCAGGGCGGACAGCTTGGATTCATTGGGACGGTCCGTCATGGTGCCATAAAGCTTGGTGGCAAGCACGGTCCGCTCACGGCGCTCGCCGCCCTTGGCGAACCAGCGGCCGATGATTTCCTCGGTCCAGCCGCGGTGCTCCACCCCGCCATAGACATTGGCGGTGTCGAAGAAGTTGATGCCCGAGTCCAACGCCGAATCCATGATGGAGTGCGCGGTTGCCTCGTCGGTCTGCGGGCCAAAGTTCATGGTTCCAAGGCAGAGACGTGAAACCTTCAGGCCGGAACGGCCCAGATGCGTGTACTGCATATTTGTTGGGTCCTTTTGTCTGGTCTTAGAGCTGGGTGAAAGCGGCGACGGCGGGATCGGAACCGATGCGGGCACCGGCCTCCAGAGCGGTGATGGCCGCGAGTTCGGATTCCGTGAGGGTGAGGTCGGCTGCGCCGAAGTTCTCCCGCATCCGGGCCGAGTCGGCGGATTTGGGGATCACGATGGTTCCCTGAGCCAAGTGCCAGGCAAGGATCACCTGCGCAGGAGTAGTATCGTGTGCCGCTGCGATGAGGGCCACCTGCTCCGCGTTGAGGTCCTTGCCTTGTCCCAGCGGGCTGTACGCCTCAACGGCAATCGTGAGGTCGCGGCACTTGTTGGCGAGGTCGCCCTGCTGGAACGTGGGGTGCAGCTCGATCTGGTTCACGGCAGGAACCACTTCGGCTTCCCGCAGCAACGTGTCCACATGCTCGGCGAGGAAGTTGGAGACACCGATCGCCCGGATCTGCTTGTCCTGGTAGAGCTTCTCCATCTCCTTCCAGGCCTGCGTGTAAAGCCCCTGCGAGGGGACCGGCCAGTGGATGAGGTACAGGTCGATCACTTCCAGGTCCAAGGCATCGCGGCTGCGCTGGAAAGCGTCATAGGCCTCTCCCTGCTCGCCGTTGCGAAGCTTGGTGGTGATGAAGAGGTCTTCCCGGGCAATCCCCGATGCCTTGATCGCGGCGCCAACCCCGGCTTCGTTCCGGTAGGCGGCTGCGGTGTCTATGTGGCGGTACCCGGTTTCCAAGGCATCTTCCACCACCTTCTGCGTTTCGTCCGCGGGCACTTGGAAGACACCAAATCCCAGCTGCGGGATGGTGACGCCGTTGTTCAGTGTCAGCTCTGGCATGACGGTCTCCTTCGACGGGATGGTTATGGCCGTGGCGCTCCGGTGTTGCGCCTGTGCCTGGCTGGGGCATCAGAAAGCGTTTTCGGAGGCTCAGTATTGAGCCTATGCAGTTTTGGGGGCAGAGTCAGCACCAAAGCCTGATCCTGTTTTTCCTAGGTCTGGTAGTCCTACCCACAACGGTGGCCTTACACACATCCTGAACGGCAGAATGGACGAATGGGTCAAAGCGCCGAGTTCGGTAAATTCCTCAAAGTCATGCGTGCCCGCCTCCAGCCCGAGGACGCCGGAGCGCAGGAGTCCAGCGGTTCACGAAGGGTTCCGGGGCTTCGACGCGAAGAGGTGGCGCGCCTCTCCGGCGTGAGTACGGACTACTACACCCGCTTGGAACAAGGCCGCAATATCCACCCCTCCAGGGCTGTCCTGGACTCCGTGGCACGGGCACTTCGCCTGGACCCAGGGGAACAGGCGCACATGATGGATCTCCTGGAACACTGCGCCAGTTCCGCCGGTAACCCAGGTCCCGTTCAGAAGGTCCGGCCTGCGTTGAGGCAGCTGCTGGACGCGGTGGGTGATGTTCCTGCCATGGTCCTCGGCCGACGCGCCGATGTCCTGGCCGGAAACCGCATGGCGCACCTGCTGTTCGCGGACTTCTCCTTGTTACCGGCGGCTGAACGCAACCTCACCCGCTGGCTGATCCTGGACCCCGCAGCCGGTACATTGTTCCGTGACTGGAAGACTGTTGCCGCCGAGGCCGTGGGCGCGCTGCGCATGGACGTCGGCCGGCACCCCAACGACCCCGAAACGAACCAGTTGGTAGGCGAGCTCGCAGTCCACAGCGAACAATTCCGCCAATGGTGGGCGGGGCACAGGGTTGCCACGCGCGCCGCAGGCACTGTCAGGCTGCATCACCCGGTGGTGGGGGACCTGGAACTGAACTTCGAGACACTGAGTCTCCCGGACGATCCCGACCAGCACCTTCGGGTCTATTCGGCGAAGGCCGGTTCGCCGTCGTCGGACGCTTTGATGCTGCTCAGCTTGGGCGCGGTGGAAGCGGTGGCTCCCCAACCCGAACCGGCCCGCCGGGATGACAGTTAATGCCAATGTTCGCCTGAAACATTGGCATTAACTGTCAACTCGCGTAAGGGGAGTCAGCGCTCCAGCCGGAAGCCAAGCTTGATGGTGACCTGCCAGTCGGCAACCGCGCCGTCCTCCAGGTGCCCGCGGATTTCCTTGACCTCAAACCAGTCGAGGTTCCGCAGTGTTTGGGACGCGGTGGCTATGCCGTTCTTGATTGCGTCGTCAACGCCCTCTGTGGAAGTTCCTACAATTTCGGAAACGCTATATGTGTGGCCAGCCATGGTGCTCCTCATCAACGTCATACGAATCTCTGGAAAATCCGGCCCGCAGGCAGGCCGTTCATGCAGACTAGCCCACGGATCACCGCGCGGCCAGAGGTGGTGCGGCTTAGCTTTCGCGCCACTCGTTGCTGGTGATATGCGAGCCGGCCTGGGGTCCCATTTGCAGCATTCCGCCGTCCACGGGCCAGGAAGCTCCGTTGACGTAGCTGGCAGCCGGGGATGCCAGGAAAGCGATGACGGCGGCTATTTCCCGGGCATCTCCAGGGCGACCCAACGGCACGCCCGGACGGTCTTTGGTGGTGGGGTCCTCGTCCTCCTGGCCGGTCATCGGGGTGGCGATCTCGCCGGGAGCCACGTTGTTGGCGGTGATGCCGTGTTCAGCGAGTTCCAGGGCCATCGTCTTGATGAGTCCGCCGAGGCCGTGTTTGGAGGCGTCGTAGGCCGAGGCGCCAACCCGCGGCTGGAATTCGTGGACGCTGGTGACGGCGATGATGCGCCCGCCGCGGCCCGCTTTGACCATGCGCTTCGCAGCGGTTTGCATGGCGACGAAGGCGCCGTTGAGGTTGGTGTTCAACGTGGACATCCATGTCCCGTAGTCGAGATCCAGGAACTTGGTGCCGTCGCCCGTTCCGGAGTTGTTCACGAAGACGTCCACGCCGCCAAGCTCTTCGGCGAGCTTGTCCACCGCGGCTGCGGTTCCGGGAGCGTCAGTGGTATCCAGCTGCTGGACAACTGCCTTCCGGCCCAAGGAACGGACCTCCTCCGCCGTCTTTTCGGCGCCCTGCTGGTCCGAGTACCAGGTGATCCCTACATCCATGCCTGCCTGGGCCAACGCCACCGCCGTGGCACGCCCGATCCCTGAATCCGAGCCTGTGACGATGGCGGTCTGCGGGGCAAATGGTGCGTCGCTCATGGTCCTGCCTTTCAGTGACGTGATGGTTCCGATGATCTATCCCTACCCTCACGTCGCCGCGGCAAACACTCCCGGCGCAAAAGGGTCATCCCCGTGGATGGCTATGGAGTGTAGATTTCTTGCAGCACCACCCAGCGAATCCCACAACCAGGAGTACTCATGTCAGAAGTTATTGTCGTCGGCGTTGACAACAGTGAAACTGCCAAGCGGGCAGCCGTTGCCGCTGCGAAGCTTGCCACCGCCCTCGGCGCCGAACTGCACGTCATCAGTGGCTTCTCAGATGACCGGATCGAGGAATTTGGCAGCGGCAGCGACCGCATCACGGTCTCTTCGGCCGACTCCGCGGAATACGTGGCCCGCAAGGTCTCCGAAGAACTCGACGTCCCGGCAGACAAGCTTAAGTACTTCGCTGCCCGCGGCAACCCGGCCAACGCCCTGATCAACTACGCGGAGACCAACAACGCCTCCCTGATCGTCGTGGGCAACAAGCGCATGAAGGGCCTGGGCCGTGTACTGGGCAGCATCGCCAACAGCGTGGCACACGGCGCCCCGTGCGATGTTTACATCGTGAACACCGAAGTAGACGCGTAGAACCCAACTGGGGGACAGCACATGTCGCAGTGCGTGCTCGTAGCGACACGTGCTGTCCCCTAGTGGGGGGCCCGGCACTTAGTGGCCCTGGAACGCCTCAGCCAGCCACCACGAACCGCCGTCGGAGGCGATTTTTGCGTCAATGACCAAGGGGCGGTCCTGGGTTCCGGCGTCGTAGGCCTCGAGCCAAGGTTTGATGGCGGCGAGGTCGGTCGCGGAACGCACAGTCACTCCATCGGCCCCGAATCCCCGGGCGACCGCCGCGATGTCGGTATCCGGGAAGACGACGCTCGCGAGGTCCTGCCCGGCGAAGTGGTGCACTTCGGCTCCGTAGGCGGCGTCGTTGTAGACAATGCACACCAGGGGCAGCTTCATCCGGACGGCGGTTTCGAGCTCGCTGATGCCCATGAGGAACCCGCCATCACCCGCACCCAGCACCGGCAACCGGCCCGGTTGTGCAACAGCGGCGCCGATCGCCGTGTACAACCCCAGCCCGATTGCCTGGAAAGCCTGCGTGAAGCAGAAACCGAATTCGTCCGGCACGGCAAGATACTGGCTGGGGTAACCCATGAAGTTCCCGGAATCGACGGACACGATCCGCTCGGCCGGCAGCAGGGTATCCAGTTCACGGGTCAGCACGCGCGGATCAATGGACCCCGCCGTGGACAGGTCGGGCGTTTCGACGTCCCGCCACCG
Proteins encoded:
- a CDS encoding aldo/keto reductase, translating into MQYTHLGRSGLKVSRLCLGTMNFGPQTDEATAHSIMDSALDSGINFFDTANVYGGVEHRGWTEEIIGRWFAKGGERRERTVLATKLYGTMTDRPNESKLSALNIRRALDASLKRLQTDYIDIYQFHHIDRDTPWDEIWQAIEVAVQQGKILYSGSSNFAGWHIAQAQEAARRRNYTGLVSEQSIYNLFKRELELEVIPAAQQYGLGLIPWSPLQGGLLGGVLKKEEQGVRRTEGRALETLKKQEDQIRQYEDFADELGQKPGDVALAWLLHQPAVTAPIVGPRTQEQLDAAIRALDVSLNEDALKRLDDIFPGHRPAPEDYAW
- a CDS encoding aldo/keto reductase, with amino-acid sequence MPELTLNNGVTIPQLGFGVFQVPADETQKVVEDALETGYRHIDTAAAYRNEAGVGAAIKASGIAREDLFITTKLRNGEQGEAYDAFQRSRDALDLEVIDLYLIHWPVPSQGLYTQAWKEMEKLYQDKQIRAIGVSNFLAEHVDTLLREAEVVPAVNQIELHPTFQQGDLANKCRDLTIAVEAYSPLGQGKDLNAEQVALIAAAHDTTPAQVILAWHLAQGTIVIPKSADSARMRENFGAADLTLTESELAAITALEAGARIGSDPAVAAFTQL
- a CDS encoding helix-turn-helix transcriptional regulator, producing the protein MGQSAEFGKFLKVMRARLQPEDAGAQESSGSRRVPGLRREEVARLSGVSTDYYTRLEQGRNIHPSRAVLDSVARALRLDPGEQAHMMDLLEHCASSAGNPGPVQKVRPALRQLLDAVGDVPAMVLGRRADVLAGNRMAHLLFADFSLLPAAERNLTRWLILDPAAGTLFRDWKTVAAEAVGALRMDVGRHPNDPETNQLVGELAVHSEQFRQWWAGHRVATRAAGTVRLHHPVVGDLELNFETLSLPDDPDQHLRVYSAKAGSPSSDALMLLSLGAVEAVAPQPEPARRDDS
- a CDS encoding dodecin; translated protein: MAGHTYSVSEIVGTSTEGVDDAIKNGIATASQTLRNLDWFEVKEIRGHLEDGAVADWQVTIKLGFRLER
- a CDS encoding SDR family oxidoreductase — its product is MSDAPFAPQTAIVTGSDSGIGRATAVALAQAGMDVGITWYSDQQGAEKTAEEVRSLGRKAVVQQLDTTDAPGTAAAVDKLAEELGGVDVFVNNSGTGDGTKFLDLDYGTWMSTLNTNLNGAFVAMQTAAKRMVKAGRGGRIIAVTSVHEFQPRVGASAYDASKHGLGGLIKTMALELAEHGITANNVAPGEIATPMTGQEDEDPTTKDRPGVPLGRPGDAREIAAVIAFLASPAASYVNGASWPVDGGMLQMGPQAGSHITSNEWRES
- a CDS encoding universal stress protein, translated to MSEVIVVGVDNSETAKRAAVAAAKLATALGAELHVISGFSDDRIEEFGSGSDRITVSSADSAEYVARKVSEELDVPADKLKYFAARGNPANALINYAETNNASLIVVGNKRMKGLGRVLGSIANSVAHGAPCDVYIVNTEVDA